Proteins encoded by one window of Lactobacillus paragasseri:
- a CDS encoding DUF4097 family beta strand repeat-containing protein — protein sequence MFFNKNDETKDKVVDEVLSSDSFNNLNLDLIDLDLKVETGNKFEVHYCGSEDEKPSVELKDDTLEIEEPRVERKHGKFWRKDFIEVNIVSQSDSGALVVTVPDGHQLGAVKVSSVSGDTDFKSLNLDSLVISVVSGDVSLRTVQTDEVKLTTTSGDINLKEVTVKQGKAQLVSGDFTLKNSLVLDQFKASTTSGDNLVEDVKAAQYQLSTLSGDNSLFGKNEAAAEGDSTNNAGTIILSTLSGDNTVK from the coding sequence ATGTTTTTCAATAAAAATGACGAAACTAAAGATAAAGTTGTTGATGAAGTTTTAAGCAGTGATAGTTTTAATAATTTGAATCTTGATTTAATTGATCTTGATCTTAAAGTTGAAACTGGTAATAAGTTTGAAGTTCACTATTGTGGATCTGAAGATGAAAAGCCGAGCGTTGAGCTTAAAGATGATACACTTGAAATTGAAGAACCGAGAGTAGAGCGTAAGCACGGAAAGTTTTGGAGAAAAGATTTTATTGAAGTAAATATAGTTAGTCAAAGCGATAGTGGTGCTTTAGTTGTTACAGTTCCTGATGGTCATCAATTAGGTGCGGTAAAAGTTTCTTCAGTAAGTGGTGATACAGATTTTAAGAGTTTAAATCTTGATTCTTTAGTTATCTCTGTTGTAAGCGGAGATGTAAGTCTAAGAACAGTACAAACTGACGAAGTTAAATTAACCACAACCTCTGGAGATATTAATCTCAAAGAAGTTACAGTAAAACAAGGAAAAGCCCAACTAGTAAGTGGCGATTTTACACTGAAAAATAGTTTAGTCCTTGATCAATTTAAGGCTTCAACTACTTCGGGCGATAACTTAGTTGAAGATGTAAAAGCTGCTCAATATCAACTAAGTACTTTAAGTGGAGATAATTCGTTATTCGGAAAAAATGAAGCAGCTGCCGAAGGAGATAGTACAAATAATGCTGGTACTATTATTTTAAGTACTTTATCTGGTGATAATACGGTTAAGTAA